A genomic region of Caenorhabditis elegans chromosome V contains the following coding sequences:
- the pana-1 gene encoding Apple domain-containing protein (Confirmed by transcript evidence) translates to MRLHILSILLLPIVTSSLRLCFDKSPNKSLFARPLISLRNLSLDKCFSACLEMPRETCKSVTYTKKTMNCQLNGKSKQDVKTVKNPMSDFYHRTCFDKPSVAIRRDTVASESGCFTSTPGKVLIGIVDQLVRDVATVNDCQAQCSNSQTKYDITCKSAMYYEKDKECILASQSKADIPDLFIDDDKSLYLENSCLDKSDKSVVVKTSDIFKGSSKFSENESSRSDGELEPLKTEKTTLSSILSSSTHMDIQLSGYEGPSDSVSNQNREDLLTTKPTTTTTTTTTTTQKPIAPKVIDNYNVVNTPKTEYGRRLRDTRVKSCFREIRPMGKMEALRVVKAYSLEQCTDMCRLCTKCLVKQKKCQSVAFDISRELCALASKRLSDGGSFTDDIIYHNRMDC, encoded by the exons ATGCGTCTTCATATCCTTTCAATTCTACTCTTGCCAATTGTGACGTCATCTCTAAGATTATGTTTTGATAAATCTCCGAACAAGTCGTTGTTTGCTCGGCCACTGATATCACTCAGAAATCTGAGCTTGGACAAATGTTTCAGTGCTTGTCTGGAAATGCCAAGGGAAACATGCAA atcagTCACATACACGAAAAAAACCATGAACTGCCAGTTAAACGGAAAATCGAAACAAGACGTGAAAACTGTGAAGAACCCGATGTCAGACTTTTATCATAGAACGTGTTTCGACAAACCAAGTGTCGCAATAAGGAGGGATACTGTAGCATCAGAGTCTGGATGTTTTACATCTACACCTGGAAAGGTTTTGATTGGAATTGTTGATCAACTTGTCCGCGACGTGGCCACTGTGAATGATTGTCAAGCTCAATGCAGTAACAGTCAGACCAAGTACGATATTACATGCAAAAGTGCAATGTACTATGAAAAAGACAAAGAATGTATTTTGGCTTCACAATCGAAAGCGGATATTCCTGATTTGTTCATTGATGATGACAAATCTCTGTATCTTGAAAATAGTTGCCTCGATAAATCTGATAAATCAGTGGTTGTCAAAACttcggatattttcaaagGATCTtcgaagttttctgaaaatgaatctTCTCGTTCTGACGGAGAACTGGAACCACTGAAAACGGAAAAGACTACACTTTCGTCAATTCTCTCATCATCTACACACATGGACATTCAATTATCCGGATACGAAGGACCATCTGACTCTGTGAGTAATCAGAATCGAGAAGATCTTCTCACTACAAAACCAACAACCACTACAACTACAACTACCACAACCACTCAAAAACCGATTGCTCCAAAAGTTATTGACAATTACAATGTGGTGAACACACCAAAAACAGAATACGGAAGACGATTGAGAGACACAAGAGTGAAATCTTGTTTTAG aGAAATTCGTCCAATGGGAAAAATGGAAGCATTACGAGTGGTTAAAGCTTATTCACTGGAACAATGTACTGATATGTGCAGACTTTGCACTAAATGCTTGGTAAAGCAGAAGAAATGCCAATCTGTGGCTTTTGATAT ttcACGCGAGCTCTGTGCACTTGCCTCGAAACGATTGTCGGATGGTGGTTCATTTACTGATGACATCATTTACCACAACCGAATGGattgttga